A part of Primulina eburnea isolate SZY01 chromosome 10, ASM2296580v1, whole genome shotgun sequence genomic DNA contains:
- the LOC140842680 gene encoding xyloglucan endotransglucosylase/hydrolase protein 24-like translates to MHHKMKILSMFFVLFFFVSAAFAGDFYQDFAVTWGGGRARSFDNGNSLTLTLDRGSGSGFRSKKQFLFGKIDMKIKLVPGNSAGTVTTYYLSSLGQFHDEIDFEFLGNLSGQPYVMHTNIYAQGKGSKEQQFYLWFDPTKDFHTYSIQWNPQSILFSVDGTPVRQFKNLESRGIPFPKSQPMWIYASLWNADDWATRGGLVKTDWSKAPFYATFTGFNALSCPNYASCSTNSWFSQSLDYAAIEKMKWIQKNYMVYNYCTDYRRFPQGFPPECSIA, encoded by the exons ATGCACCACAAAATGAAGATACTTAGCATGTTTTTCGTGTTGTTTTTCTTCGTCTCGGCTGCTTTTGCCGGGGATTTCTACCAAGATTTCGCTGTGACATGGGGCGGGGGACGGGCAAGATCCTTCGACAATGGGAATTCGCTTACACTGACATTGGACAGGGGTTCTGGCTCCGGATTCAGGTCCAAGAAACAGTTCCTCTTTGGGAAGATCGACATGAAGATCAAGCTTGTGCCTGGAAATTCTGCTGGCACGGTTACAACATACTAT TTATCATCACTTGGACAATTCCACGATGAAATCGACTTCGAATTTCTTGGTAACCTGAGCGGGCAACCTTATGTTATGCATACAAATATATATGCACAAGGCAAAGGCAGCAAAGAGCAGCAATTTTATCTCTGGTTTGATCCCACCAAGGACTTCCACACTTACTCCATCCAATGGAATCCTCAAAGCATCTT ATTTTCAGTCGACGGAACTCCAGTGAGGCAATTCAAGAATCTTGAATCTCGAGGGATACCGTTCCCGAAAAGCCAGCCGATGTGGATATACGCGAGCCTATGGAATGCGGATGACTGGGCAACAAGAGGTGGACTAGTGAAAACGGATTGGTCAAAGGCTCCTTTCTATGCTACTTTCACTGGATTCAATGCCCTCTCTTGCCCCAACTATGCTTCATGTTCAACGAACTCTTGGTTTTCACAGTCACTGGATTATGCTGCCATTGAAAAAATGAAGTGGATACAGAAGAATTATATGGTCTACAATTATTGCACTGATTACAGGAGGTTTCCTCAAGGGTTCCCCCCAGAATGCTCGATTGCATGA